The Rhizobium sp. BT03 genome segment TCCCGGCCGGGATCCTGCCGAAAAGGCGGCCAAGCTTCTCTCCCGGCTGCGCAAGGCCCGCCGATCCGATACCGAGCTCGACGGGCAGGCTCTGAAGCATCTGCGTGACCGCGTGGCGGATGTCGTCGCCGGCCTGCAGCGCTTCGGGCCGCGGCAGCTCACGCTTCACGAACATGACGGCATCCTGTTCTCCGAGCCGAGCGAAGTGCTCCACCAGATCGTCGGCGGCCGGCGGGAACCGATTCCGTTGACGGACGGACGAATTTCCTCGGCGATCTATTCCGACCGGGTAATTTTCGGGCGCGAGACCGTCGAGATCCGTCACGAGGCCGACAGCCGCTATGCCGGCATGTTCGGCTTCAAGGAATATCCGGCGACCACGCGCAGCGGCATGCTCGACGCTATCCTGACGGCACCTTTCGAGCTCATCCTGACGCAGTCCTTTGCCTTCACCTCAAAGGCCGATGCCCGCACGATCATGGGCCGCAAGCAGAACCAGATGGTCAGCGCCGGCGACAAGGCAGCCTCGCAGATCGAGGAACTCGGCGAGGCGATGGACGATCTCGAATCCAATCGCTTCGTTCTTGGGGAACATCACCTTGCGCTTGCCGTCTTCGCGCCCTCGGTCAAGGAGCTGACCGATCACATGGGTAAGGCGCGCGTCTACCTCACCAGCGGCGGCTCGGTCGTCGCCCGCGAGGATCTCGGGCTCGAGGCCGCCTGGTGGGCGCAATTGCCGGGCAATTTCCGCTATCGCGCGCGCTCGGGCGCGATCACGTCGCGCAACTTCGCAGCCCTGGCGCCCTATCATTCCTATCCGGCAGGCAAGAAGGACGGCAACGAGTGGGGACCGGCGGTCGCCATGCTCAAGAGCGCGTCCGGCTCACCCTTCTATTTCAACTTTCATCACGGCGATCTCGGCAACAGTTTCGTCTGCGGCCCGTCGGGTACGGGCAAGACGGTGCTGTTGAACTTCATGCTGTCGCAGCTCGAAAAGCACGATCCGCATATGGTCTTCTTCGACAAGGACCGCGGCGCCGACCTCTTCGTACGCGCAGCCGGCGGTACTTATCTGCCGCTGAGGAATGGTGTCGCCACCGGCTGCGCGCCGTTGAAAGCACTGGAATTCACTGCGGAAAACAAAATATTCCTCACCGGTTGGATCGCCAAGCTGGTCCGATCCGGATCTGGCGAACTATCGATCACCGAGTTGCGCGACATCGCCTCGGCGGTCGACGGGGTGGCGGACCTGCCGGTGGAGCGTCGCTCCATCGGCGCCCTGCGCACCTTCCTCAACAACACCGATCCCGAGGGCATTGCCGCACGTCTGCGACGCTGGGAGAGGGGCGGGCCGCTTGGCTGGGTCTTCGACAACGAAGCCGACGATATCGGCATTGGCGCCAGGTTCATCGGCTACGACATGACCGATTTCCTCGACAACGAGGAGATCCGCACGCCGTTGATGGCGTACCTGTTCAATCGTATCGAGCAGCTGATCGACGGGCGTCGCATCATCATCGTCATCGACGAGTTCTGGAAGGCGCTGCAGGACGAAGGTTTTCGCGATCTCGCCCAGAACAAGCTCAAGACCATCCGCAAGCAGAACGGTCTCATGCTGTTTGCGACCCAGAGCCCGCGCGACGCCATCGTATCGCCGATCGCCCACACGATCATCGAGCAGTGCCCGACCCAGATCTTTCTTCCGAACCCGCGCGGCGACCGCGCCGACTATGTCGACGGCTTCAAGCTGACTGAGCGCGAATTCGAGCTCGTCTCACGAGAGCTCTCCGTCGAAAGCCGCCGGTTCATCGTCAAGCAGGGGCACAACAGCGTTGTCGCCGAATTGAACCTCAGCGGCTTCGACGACGAGCTCGCCATCCTCTCCGGCCGGACGGCCAATGTCGAGCTTGCCGATGCCATCCGATCGGAGATCGGCGAGGGACGGGAGGACTGGCTTGCCGTGTTTCACCAGAGGAGGAAGACAGCATGATCCGTACAGGAACGATGCGGCCATTGTTCGTATCGGCCGCTCTTTTGGCGTCGGCGGTGCTGGCATCGGCGCAGGGCATCCCCGTCATCGATCAGACATCGATCGCCAAGCAGATCGAGAGCATTACGCAGCTGAAGTCCCAGCTCGACACCCTGAACCAGCAGCTCCAGCAGGCCCAGCAGCTCTATGGATCGCTGAACAAGATCACCAACATGGCCGACGTCGCCAACCTGCTGAACGATCCGTCGATCCGCAAGGCGCTTCCGCAGGACTTCAACGCGATCGAAGGCCTGTTCAAAGGTTCCGGCAGCGGCGTCTTCGGCAGTTCCGCTTCGAAATTCCTTCAGGATAACTCCAGCTATCGCACCGATGCCGATGATTTCTATGCGCAGGAACTGTCGCGCATCCAGAACCAGAACGCCGGCCAGATGAGCCTCGGCCAGCAGATCTACGATGCGGCGACCAAGCGCATCGACGGCATCGATGAGCTTCGCCAGAAAATCTCCGGTGCGGCCGACGCCAAGGACATCGCCGATCTGCAGGCCCGCCTCCAGGCTGAAACCGCCTTCTTGCAAACCGACGTCTTGCGCATGCAGGGCCTGCAGATGGTCCAGCAGGCCCAGGTGCAGGTCGATGACCAACGCAAGGCTGAGGACTGGCGCAAGCGCATGGACACGATGGGAGCGGCGCTCAAATGAAGCGGCTTCTTTCTAGCGCGGGAATGCTTTTTCTGGCGGCCTGCTCCCCGCAGGCGGAGAAGATTTACACGGTCGATGAGTTCATGGCGGACGATGCTCTGCTCGCG includes the following:
- the virB5 gene encoding P-type DNA transfer protein VirB5 codes for the protein MIRTGTMRPLFVSAALLASAVLASAQGIPVIDQTSIAKQIESITQLKSQLDTLNQQLQQAQQLYGSLNKITNMADVANLLNDPSIRKALPQDFNAIEGLFKGSGSGVFGSSASKFLQDNSSYRTDADDFYAQELSRIQNQNAGQMSLGQQIYDAATKRIDGIDELRQKISGAADAKDIADLQARLQAETAFLQTDVLRMQGLQMVQQAQVQVDDQRKAEDWRKRMDTMGAALK
- a CDS encoding VirB4 family type IV secretion/conjugal transfer ATPase; translated protein: MSNIATLRSRELGPQTFIPYVRHVDETTIALESRALMTMIALDGVSFETSDVRDLNGLHRSLNTLYRNIADERLALWTHVVRRRDNAYPEGRFANPFSDGLNARYRERMVREDLFRNNLYLTLVWHPGRDPAEKAAKLLSRLRKARRSDTELDGQALKHLRDRVADVVAGLQRFGPRQLTLHEHDGILFSEPSEVLHQIVGGRREPIPLTDGRISSAIYSDRVIFGRETVEIRHEADSRYAGMFGFKEYPATTRSGMLDAILTAPFELILTQSFAFTSKADARTIMGRKQNQMVSAGDKAASQIEELGEAMDDLESNRFVLGEHHLALAVFAPSVKELTDHMGKARVYLTSGGSVVAREDLGLEAAWWAQLPGNFRYRARSGAITSRNFAALAPYHSYPAGKKDGNEWGPAVAMLKSASGSPFYFNFHHGDLGNSFVCGPSGTGKTVLLNFMLSQLEKHDPHMVFFDKDRGADLFVRAAGGTYLPLRNGVATGCAPLKALEFTAENKIFLTGWIAKLVRSGSGELSITELRDIASAVDGVADLPVERRSIGALRTFLNNTDPEGIAARLRRWERGGPLGWVFDNEADDIGIGARFIGYDMTDFLDNEEIRTPLMAYLFNRIEQLIDGRRIIIVIDEFWKALQDEGFRDLAQNKLKTIRKQNGLMLFATQSPRDAIVSPIAHTIIEQCPTQIFLPNPRGDRADYVDGFKLTEREFELVSRELSVESRRFIVKQGHNSVVAELNLSGFDDELAILSGRTANVELADAIRSEIGEGREDWLAVFHQRRKTA